A genomic region of Rhipicephalus sanguineus isolate Rsan-2018 chromosome 1, BIME_Rsan_1.4, whole genome shotgun sequence contains the following coding sequences:
- the LOC119388469 gene encoding uncharacterized protein LOC119388469 has translation MHEADTAQHGLPLTEDQTKRLIIRRHELEHLLTGKRNAAKQGWMKIIDDIGLHGATPEQCRKKWLNLLRKYKNDQQPREPKRQRREETQKKNDVMERILTNVEKQTELMGKMFDFFMRRADDN, from the exons atgcacgaggcggatactgcACAACACGGCCTGCCAC TTACCGAGGATCAAACTAAGCGCCTAATAATTAGGCGTCATGAGCTGGAGCATCTTTTAACTGGCAAGAGAAATGCTGCAAAGCAAGGCTGGAT GAAAATCATTGACGATATCGGCCTGCATGGCGCCACGCCTGAACAGTGCCGAAAGAAGTGGCTGAATCTGCTGAGGAAGTACAAG AATGACCAGCAACCCCGGGAGCCAAAGAGGCAGAGACGCGAGGAGACGCAGAAAAAAAACGACGTCATGGAGCGCATCCTCACCAACGTCGAAAAACAAACGGAGCTGATGGGGAAGATGTTCGATTTTTTCATGAGGCGCGCCGATGACAACTAG